One window of Thermoplasmatales archaeon genomic DNA carries:
- a CDS encoding ISNCY family transposase encodes MPRIMSDDIQYKLEEINSTLGKKYKLEHPKKERDWRTYEPEFSTRIKTAMKDLDPLIQEAVSSIKIIPRPGHPHLLTLEQRVKLILVKQLVGESNRMFANMLAVFSMLSGIDISYKTVERLYSDDEVIIAIHNLHALILKRKDVMNSDATGDGTGYSLTVKKNYESYAQKLKDMAKENPEHGKDTKKSKIHKKRLFAYSFALMDLRSRLYIAFGSSMKSEREAYDRAMDFLAIMRIHMDSIRLDRYYSSPSYMDKLGGTKVFVIPKKNATLNGSQKWKDTMRDFVENTMPYLEQYHQRSNSESGFAADKKMLGWNVAQRRDDRIDNALFCTGVWHNLFNMGRS; translated from the coding sequence GCACACTGGGAAAGAAATATAAGCTTGAACATCCCAAAAAGGAGAGGGACTGGAGAACATATGAACCTGAATTCTCCACCAGGATCAAAACAGCAATGAAGGATCTTGATCCCCTTATACAGGAAGCTGTATCTTCAATAAAGATCATTCCCAGGCCAGGTCACCCGCATCTCCTCACCCTGGAACAGAGAGTGAAGCTGATCCTGGTCAAGCAGCTTGTGGGTGAATCAAATAGGATGTTTGCGAACATGCTTGCTGTTTTCTCTATGCTTTCCGGAATAGATATATCATACAAAACAGTTGAAAGATTATACTCTGATGATGAGGTCATTATTGCAATTCACAACCTTCATGCGCTGATATTAAAAAGGAAGGATGTAATGAATTCGGACGCAACAGGTGATGGTACCGGTTATTCTCTAACCGTAAAGAAGAATTATGAATCGTATGCACAGAAACTGAAGGACATGGCAAAGGAGAATCCAGAACATGGTAAAGATACAAAGAAATCTAAAATTCATAAGAAACGGTTGTTCGCGTATTCCTTTGCACTGATGGATCTGCGATCCCGGCTCTACATAGCCTTCGGTTCTTCAATGAAATCTGAAAGAGAGGCATATGACAGGGCGATGGATTTTCTCGCAATTATGCGAATACACATGGATTCCATCCGTCTGGACAGGTATTATTCATCACCTTCATACATGGACAAGCTTGGCGGAACTAAAGTTTTTGTAATACCCAAGAAGAATGCGACACTCAATGGATCACAGAAATGGAAGGATACCATGAGGGATTTTGTCGAAAATACAATGCCATATCTGGAACAGTACCATCAGAGAAGCAATTCAGAATCAGGATTCGCAGCAGACAAGAAGATGCTTGGCTGGAATGTTGCACAGAGGAGGGATGACAGGATAGATAACGCTTTATTCTGCACCGGCGTGTGGCATAATCTGTTCAATATGGGTAGGTCTTAG
- the smc gene encoding chromosome segregation protein SMC, with product MFLESLEVDNFKSFGSKRRIVFRKGFTVISGPNGSGKSNIGDAIVFVMGTRSSKSVRAERISDLIHRRPDGTSKKNYASVSVVLDTEDSDKDPMDRKIVITREIIGDSDDYKSNYLINGKKARLFDIEALLDSLHIYLDNYSFVLQGDINNVVRMTGFERRKLLESISGIEMFDIEINKAQGEIQKIQDNLTRLEVMLEQTRIRRNQLESEKAAAERYIELSTRLKNLKQTKLNLEIVSIARSISSFEESRKSMENEIVLINSRIADLEQKREEKKINLEKLKLQLDSSANSELKEIRSTIENRRIEIAQMGISIDNLNDRIQKIDDELSSSKETIESHKKRIAWLESNKISNSSKLEDLNKKLSQRNSELLALRKKISMDSSDILDKQNKIKEKDDQIRELNRQIEKIQEERQTLMNQRGQLLSRLGTSEERIKDIEFQVKDATWRLKEIGKEHDEGKTNFESVNKQYYLLKNALDNLRKKKDQILDELNRLGREHSQLQAVSLSRLGSSGKALSTIMDARNSGRLSGVRGTIRDLITFDEQYRKAIESSAGSRLNSVVVNDDGVAEECLRILKAEKAGKLTFIPINKMVSGRPRGKAITVHSSEGAVGYVFEQVKYDPEYEGAIWYAFQDTVIVKDVQTARKYMVGVRLVTVDGDIFDASGAITGGYSESSKGNQPNTGRLNELSARIVELNSELEKTSADIELKDNEFERISQMLRESSKNEGSKTTEIRQLESIIENGKVQIENMRRDTEKEKRELEHLDAGISGKDADIAKVKEELRSRDLEKNDLFQAIKDLSPKFAEKETLLQDEVNLLSAQVSEFTLELTKIDSDMKNITDRMQELNSRIHTLESDKVHSVSELQGFESKLSELKNDLVKLQSVEEKLSEQYKGLIEEINKVDSEIRSLEDRVTTEKSLATTKNDLILEINIKMNSLESRRSELNREMEENGGEVLEEIKSDSQAKRDMDACTSDLNALGPVNQKAIEEYSEVTKSLEEIEKDISGFREEKSSLEALTDKLNNQKRVIFMETFTKISRMMSEIYREISDGGEAFLEISSDKDPLNSEIYIRANPKGKGFSKVEALSGGEKSLTALSFIMALQRTNPSPIYYLDEVDMFLDGANAERVGKMFKRNSFTSQVFTVSLRKAMLKYADNVIGVTTMDDENTDVFEKFIDGGDDPEVGG from the coding sequence ATGTTCCTCGAATCTCTGGAAGTTGACAATTTCAAATCGTTTGGTAGCAAAAGGAGAATTGTATTCAGGAAGGGCTTCACCGTTATCAGTGGCCCCAATGGGAGCGGAAAGAGCAACATCGGGGATGCGATTGTCTTTGTTATGGGGACACGATCGTCAAAGTCGGTGAGAGCGGAAAGAATTTCAGATCTGATTCACAGGCGTCCTGATGGAACAAGTAAAAAGAATTATGCCAGCGTAAGTGTTGTTCTTGATACAGAAGACTCAGACAAAGATCCCATGGATAGGAAGATTGTAATAACCAGGGAGATCATAGGCGATAGCGACGATTATAAATCTAATTATTTGATAAACGGGAAAAAAGCACGCTTGTTTGACATTGAGGCTCTTCTCGATTCCCTGCACATATATCTTGACAACTACAGTTTCGTACTGCAGGGGGATATAAACAACGTTGTCAGGATGACAGGTTTTGAACGAAGAAAGCTCCTGGAATCTATATCCGGAATAGAAATGTTCGATATAGAAATAAACAAGGCCCAGGGTGAAATTCAGAAGATACAAGATAATTTGACCAGACTTGAAGTGATGCTTGAACAGACTCGTATAAGAAGGAATCAGCTAGAATCAGAAAAAGCTGCGGCAGAAAGATACATAGAACTTTCTACTAGATTGAAAAATTTAAAGCAAACAAAACTGAACCTTGAGATAGTATCCATAGCCAGAAGTATCAGCTCCTTTGAAGAAAGCAGGAAGTCCATGGAAAACGAGATAGTGCTCATCAATTCCAGGATCGCAGATCTTGAACAAAAGAGGGAGGAAAAGAAGATCAACCTTGAAAAGCTTAAGTTACAACTTGATAGTTCAGCGAACTCCGAACTGAAAGAGATCCGATCGACAATTGAGAACCGGAGAATCGAAATCGCCCAGATGGGAATCTCTATAGATAACCTCAACGACAGGATACAGAAGATTGATGACGAATTATCGTCTTCGAAGGAGACTATAGAAAGCCATAAAAAAAGGATCGCGTGGTTGGAATCCAACAAGATCTCAAACTCTTCAAAACTCGAAGATCTAAACAAGAAACTTTCACAGAGAAATTCTGAGCTCCTAGCACTTAGAAAGAAGATCAGCATGGACTCTTCAGATATACTGGACAAACAAAACAAAATAAAGGAAAAGGACGACCAGATCAGGGAACTCAACCGGCAAATAGAAAAAATCCAGGAAGAGAGACAGACGCTGATGAATCAGAGGGGGCAGCTATTGTCCCGCTTAGGCACGAGCGAAGAGAGGATCAAGGACATTGAATTTCAGGTAAAGGACGCAACCTGGAGACTGAAAGAGATAGGCAAAGAGCATGACGAAGGTAAGACAAACTTTGAAAGCGTGAACAAGCAGTACTATCTTCTCAAAAACGCACTCGATAACCTGAGAAAGAAGAAGGACCAGATACTTGATGAGCTCAACCGACTTGGACGCGAACACAGTCAGCTCCAGGCAGTTTCGTTATCAAGACTCGGATCATCCGGAAAGGCGCTTTCAACAATAATGGATGCAAGGAACTCAGGGAGGCTATCCGGCGTCAGGGGCACCATAAGGGACCTCATCACATTTGACGAACAATACCGGAAGGCCATCGAATCCAGTGCTGGCTCAAGACTCAATTCGGTGGTAGTGAATGACGACGGGGTCGCAGAAGAGTGCCTGAGAATCCTTAAGGCGGAGAAAGCTGGAAAGCTCACATTTATTCCCATAAACAAGATGGTTTCTGGTAGGCCAAGGGGAAAAGCTATCACGGTACATTCTTCTGAAGGGGCCGTTGGTTATGTCTTTGAACAGGTAAAGTACGATCCTGAGTATGAAGGCGCGATATGGTATGCCTTCCAGGACACAGTTATAGTGAAGGATGTCCAGACTGCAAGGAAGTATATGGTCGGTGTTCGTCTCGTCACTGTCGATGGCGACATATTTGATGCCAGTGGTGCCATAACTGGCGGGTACTCGGAATCCTCAAAGGGCAACCAACCCAATACTGGTCGGTTAAACGAACTCTCTGCGAGAATTGTTGAACTTAATTCTGAACTTGAGAAGACATCCGCGGATATTGAGCTCAAGGATAATGAGTTTGAAAGGATCTCACAGATGCTGAGAGAGAGTTCAAAGAATGAGGGATCTAAGACAACTGAGATCAGGCAACTGGAATCAATTATTGAGAACGGAAAGGTGCAAATAGAAAATATGAGAAGAGATACTGAAAAAGAGAAACGTGAACTTGAGCACCTGGATGCTGGAATCTCCGGAAAGGACGCAGATATTGCGAAAGTAAAGGAGGAACTCAGGTCGAGGGATTTGGAGAAGAACGATCTTTTCCAGGCGATAAAAGACCTGTCCCCGAAGTTTGCAGAGAAAGAGACATTGCTTCAGGATGAGGTGAATTTATTAAGTGCCCAGGTGAGCGAATTTACACTTGAACTGACAAAGATAGATTCCGACATGAAGAACATAACGGACAGGATGCAGGAGCTCAATAGCCGTATCCATACGCTCGAATCGGATAAGGTGCACTCTGTGTCTGAACTTCAGGGATTTGAATCTAAGTTGTCTGAGTTGAAAAATGATCTTGTCAAACTACAATCTGTGGAGGAAAAACTCTCTGAGCAGTATAAAGGCTTGATAGAAGAAATCAACAAAGTTGATTCCGAAATAAGGTCCCTAGAAGATCGTGTAACGACGGAAAAATCACTGGCGACTACAAAGAACGATTTGATCCTGGAGATAAATATAAAGATGAACAGCCTGGAGTCGCGCAGATCCGAACTTAACAGGGAGATGGAGGAAAACGGCGGAGAAGTGCTGGAGGAGATAAAATCGGATTCGCAGGCCAAGAGGGATATGGACGCGTGCACCTCTGATCTTAATGCTCTTGGTCCAGTGAACCAAAAAGCAATAGAGGAGTATTCCGAGGTTACTAAGAGCTTGGAAGAAATTGAAAAGGACATCTCTGGATTCAGAGAAGAGAAATCCAGCCTTGAGGCACTTACAGATAAGTTAAACAACCAAAAACGGGTCATATTTATGGAAACGTTCACAAAAATAAGCAGAATGATGAGTGAGATATACCGCGAAATCTCGGATGGGGGTGAAGCTTTTCTGGAGATTTCTAGTGACAAGGACCCCCTGAACTCAGAGATATACATCAGGGCGA